The proteins below are encoded in one region of Clostridium estertheticum:
- a CDS encoding flagellar basal body-associated FliL family protein, with protein MSEKPKKGNSLKLVIIVLLGLIVVGGATFGGMMLAGKKGATPASTTKAVETKEVTYSLDECLVNLTDSDAKRYLKVLIYVGYGENTDLDTEIKAQKPIIRDLVIKTLRSKKAADFDDSVVDNIKKELITKINPVLTKGKIDHVYFNDLLVQ; from the coding sequence ATGAGTGAAAAACCAAAAAAAGGAAATTCGTTAAAGTTAGTTATTATAGTATTGCTCGGACTAATTGTAGTTGGGGGTGCGACCTTTGGCGGTATGATGTTAGCTGGTAAAAAAGGAGCAACACCTGCTTCAACAACTAAGGCTGTAGAGACAAAAGAGGTGACTTATTCATTAGATGAATGCTTAGTGAATTTAACGGATAGTGATGCAAAGAGGTATCTAAAGGTACTTATTTACGTTGGGTATGGTGAAAATACAGATTTAGATACAGAGATAAAAGCACAAAAACCCATTATTAGGGATTTAGTTATTAAAACTCTAAGATCTAAAAAAGCAGCAGATTTTGATGATAGTGTTGTTGATAATATAAAAAAAGAATTAATAACTAAAATAAATCCAGTTTTAACAAAAGGTAAAATAGATCATGTATATTTTAATGATTTATTGGTACAGTAG
- a CDS encoding flagellar biosynthetic protein FliO: MEKEFWVLMFKILIFLPFILFMLYLSLKYGGTKLRKLQDGRYMRVLDRISLSKENSIAVVKIGDKAYAISSSLNDIKILFELPSEEIIKIEKIKELPQYEDMKDLFKKHILKKQTKEEVKYENKK; this comes from the coding sequence ATGGAGAAAGAATTTTGGGTACTTATGTTTAAAATTCTAATATTTTTACCTTTCATATTATTTATGTTATATTTATCATTGAAATATGGAGGAACCAAACTTCGTAAATTGCAAGATGGTCGATATATGAGGGTACTCGATAGAATTTCTTTATCTAAAGAAAATAGTATTGCAGTTGTAAAAATTGGTGATAAAGCCTATGCTATATCATCAAGTTTAAATGATATTAAAATTTTATTTGAATTGCCTAGCGAAGAAATTATAAAAATAGAAAAAATTAAAGAGCTACCTCAATATGAAGACATGAAAGATTTATTCAAAAAACATATTTTGAAAAAGCAAACTAAAGAGGAAGTTAAATATGAAAATAAAAAATAA
- the fliP gene encoding flagellar type III secretion system pore protein FliP (The bacterial flagellar biogenesis protein FliP forms a type III secretion system (T3SS)-type pore required for flagellar assembly.) gives MKIKNKNLFVFALALVITCIATISIVHATTIPIPKINISVDNASTPKEYVDNIKLLLLLTVLTLLPSIIIMSTSFVRIIIVLSLFKSAIGIQNAVPKEVIIGLALFLTFFTMAPTFTKINTEALTPYLNSKITQKVAIEKGSKPMRDFMLKQTRAKDLKLFLDVGKLQDTVKNQVDANGKEILKNGKPVVTYDKVPLYAVVPSFIISELRRAFEMGFLLFIPFIIIDIVTGSILMAMGMMMLPPVMISLPFKLLLFVMVDGWNLLAKALIMSFS, from the coding sequence ATGAAAATAAAAAATAAAAATTTGTTCGTTTTTGCTTTAGCTCTTGTTATAACCTGTATAGCTACGATAAGCATTGTACATGCAACTACAATACCAATACCTAAAATCAATATTTCAGTTGATAATGCAAGTACACCAAAGGAGTATGTTGATAATATTAAGTTATTATTACTTCTAACAGTACTTACCTTATTGCCATCAATTATTATAATGTCTACAAGTTTTGTAAGAATAATTATAGTGTTATCATTATTCAAAAGTGCTATAGGTATTCAAAATGCAGTACCGAAAGAGGTTATAATTGGACTTGCTCTATTTTTAACATTTTTTACTATGGCTCCGACATTTACGAAAATCAATACTGAGGCTTTAACTCCTTATTTAAACAGTAAAATAACTCAAAAGGTTGCAATTGAAAAAGGTTCTAAACCCATGAGGGATTTTATGTTAAAACAGACTAGAGCAAAAGATTTAAAACTTTTCTTAGATGTAGGTAAATTACAAGATACAGTTAAAAATCAAGTTGATGCTAATGGAAAAGAAATACTTAAAAATGGAAAACCTGTAGTTACATATGACAAAGTACCATTATATGCTGTTGTGCCATCATTTATAATAAGTGAATTAAGGCGAGCTTTTGAAATGGGATTTTTGCTGTTTATACCGTTTATTATAATAGATATAGTAACAGGTAGTATCCTTATGGCTATGGGGATGATGATGTTACCACCAGTTATGATTTCTCTTCCATTTAAATTATTATTATTTGTTATGGTTGATGGATGGAATTTGCTTGCAAAAGCGCTGATTATGAGTTTTAGTTGA
- the fliQ gene encoding flagellar biosynthesis protein FliQ, with protein MTENIVLSVIKDAIYTAIMVSAPILVVATVVGLIISIFQATTQIQEQTLTFVPKLVAVALIGLLMGSWMLHIMLDFTTRIFALIANMGG; from the coding sequence ATGACAGAGAATATTGTATTATCCGTAATAAAAGATGCTATCTATACTGCAATAATGGTATCTGCTCCAATTTTAGTTGTAGCTACTGTAGTAGGGCTAATAATAAGTATATTCCAAGCTACTACTCAAATTCAAGAGCAAACATTAACTTTTGTGCCAAAACTCGTTGCAGTAGCACTAATTGGCTTATTAATGGGTAGTTGGATGCTCCATATAATGCTTGATTTTACTACTAGGATTTTTGCACTTATAGCAAATATGGGAGGTTAG
- a CDS encoding fused FliR family export protein/FlhB family type III secretion system protein: MINMAYYLGFIMVLLRISAFFMSIPIFFPKSAPVLLKVGFCAVFTFIIMPGINYQNVNLITNNGTLIIFSLAEVVTGLMLGYLTKFCFYSAQMAGQLMDFQIGFSMMSMFDPISNENVTLLGNLLYWVSMVMFFVVDGHHMLIRAIIDSFNNVEIGKFILSQQTAMMMLKVFIEFFTLGLKIAIPIILIIIITDLSIGLVSRTVPQLNVMILGMPIKIVIGLACFSLVLPAAITLIVNSFYTIPDIIKGLYKVIPLLVFVSSDSGEKTEDATPKKKSDSKKKGQVAKSKELSSTTTLLTVTLLMMTLGAYTLDNLKGIIILFLNNYLTFTLTEYTFKTVLLVSIMKFGILILPIVVPIMIMGIVASLMQSGFIFTGEPLKPDLKKLDPISGFKKIFSMRSVVDLIKNLTIVTLISVIAYKFVKNNYMQIMNYGSLKIEAILAAFGSLVIDIFFKIAIVMLIISIIDFAYQKYKHNKELKMSMQEIKEEYKQQEGDPLIKSKIRQKQREMASGRMMQDVPDATVVITNPTHLAIAIKYEQGEDGAPIVVAIGADNVAIKIKEIASENDIPIIENKPLARLIYKELEVGSEIPADMYQAVAEILALVYKLKKK, translated from the coding sequence TTGATTAATATGGCTTACTATTTAGGCTTTATCATGGTACTCCTTAGAATATCAGCATTCTTTATGAGTATACCAATTTTCTTCCCTAAATCTGCCCCTGTTTTGCTCAAGGTCGGATTTTGTGCTGTTTTCACTTTTATAATTATGCCAGGTATTAATTATCAAAATGTAAATTTGATTACTAATAATGGAACGCTGATAATATTTTCACTAGCAGAGGTTGTTACTGGTTTAATGCTTGGGTACTTAACAAAGTTTTGTTTTTACTCTGCACAAATGGCTGGTCAACTTATGGATTTCCAAATCGGATTTTCTATGATGAGTATGTTTGATCCGATATCTAACGAAAATGTTACTTTACTTGGAAATTTGCTTTATTGGGTAAGTATGGTAATGTTCTTCGTAGTGGATGGCCACCATATGTTAATTAGAGCAATTATTGATTCATTTAATAATGTTGAAATTGGAAAATTTATATTATCGCAGCAAACTGCTATGATGATGCTGAAAGTTTTCATAGAGTTTTTCACGCTTGGATTAAAAATAGCAATACCGATTATTTTAATAATTATTATAACAGATTTAAGTATTGGTCTTGTTTCGAGAACAGTACCACAATTAAATGTTATGATTTTAGGTATGCCAATAAAAATAGTAATAGGACTTGCTTGTTTTTCATTAGTGCTTCCTGCGGCTATTACTCTAATAGTGAATTCTTTTTACACTATTCCAGATATAATCAAGGGGCTTTATAAAGTAATACCACTACTTGTTTTTGTCTCATCGGATAGTGGTGAAAAAACTGAAGATGCTACTCCTAAGAAGAAAAGTGACTCAAAGAAAAAGGGGCAAGTTGCCAAAAGCAAGGAATTATCATCTACCACAACACTACTCACAGTAACACTTCTGATGATGACTCTTGGGGCATATACTCTAGATAATTTAAAAGGTATAATAATTCTTTTCTTAAATAATTATTTAACATTTACACTTACTGAGTATACTTTTAAAACTGTGCTTTTGGTATCAATTATGAAATTTGGTATTTTAATTTTGCCGATTGTGGTTCCTATTATGATAATGGGAATAGTTGCAAGCCTTATGCAATCTGGGTTTATATTTACAGGTGAACCACTTAAACCAGATCTTAAAAAACTAGATCCTATAAGTGGATTCAAAAAAATATTTTCCATGAGATCAGTGGTGGATTTAATTAAAAATTTAACTATAGTTACTCTTATATCAGTTATAGCTTATAAATTTGTTAAAAACAACTATATGCAAATAATGAATTATGGGAGTTTGAAAATAGAAGCTATTTTGGCGGCCTTTGGAAGTCTGGTTATAGATATATTTTTTAAAATAGCAATAGTTATGCTTATAATATCTATAATTGATTTCGCCTATCAGAAATATAAACATAATAAAGAACTAAAAATGAGTATGCAGGAAATCAAGGAAGAATATAAGCAACAAGAAGGAGATCCTTTGATTAAATCAAAAATCAGGCAGAAACAAAGAGAAATGGCGTCGGGTAGAATGATGCAAGACGTACCTGATGCAACAGTTGTCATTACAAATCCAACCCACTTAGCTATTGCAATTAAGTATGAGCAAGGAGAGGATGGGGCACCTATAGTTGTGGCTATTGGTGCAGATAATGTGGCAATAAAGATAAAAGAAATTGCAAGTGAAAATGATATCCCAATTATTGAAAACAAACCTTTAGCAAGGTTAATATACAAGGAATTAGAGGTAGGCTCAGAAATCCCAGCTGATATGTATCAAGCAGTAGCAGAGATATTAGCATTGGTATATAAACTGAAGAAAAAATAG
- the flhA gene encoding flagellar biosynthesis protein FlhA: protein MAEKAKFKIKNNLDVLVAFGVIAIVLMIIIPLPPKLLDVIIAFNITLAVVILLLTMFTTEVLQFSVFPTLLLITTLLRLALNISSTRLVLTQAYAGDIIEAFGEFVVGGNYVVGIIIFLIIIIIQFVVITSGAGRVSEVSARFTLDAMPGKQMSIDADLNAGVITEEQARERRTKLQDEASFYGAMDGASKFVKGDAIAGIIITIINIFGGIIIGVVMLGMPIATAATTYVRLTVGDGLVSQIPALLISTASGILVTRSGSNVNLGTQITSQLTTFPKVIALASIVLVVLACIPGMPHIVFIILAIAMATSAYFLNKDEKDQKIIKSETEEQESFETENREPEDVMNLISVEPMEIEIGYGLIPLADEATGGDLLQRIASVRRQCALEMGIVVQPIRIKDNLQLKTNEYVVKIRGTVIIKGELMPSMLLCIDPSSEDITIQGINTVEPTFGLPAVWINNDQREDAEIKGLTVVDPTTVMVTHLTETIKNHAYELLGRQETKLLIDSVKEKYNTVVEELIPDLMTIGEVQKVLQSLLKEKVAIKDMVTILESLADNARITKDTEVLTEYVRFSLGRSICNGLIDENGIMTIMTLSPEVENIVSNNIQKSLQGSFPAVDPETTGKILNSIKENINTIYFHNNQPVILVSPKIRPAFRRLIEMVFPTVSVLSLNEIPNEVEIKTEGVVTLQ, encoded by the coding sequence GTGGCTGAAAAAGCAAAATTTAAGATAAAGAATAATTTGGACGTTTTAGTTGCATTTGGAGTAATTGCAATAGTTCTTATGATTATTATTCCATTACCACCCAAACTTCTTGATGTAATAATTGCATTTAATATTACACTCGCAGTTGTGATTTTATTATTAACAATGTTTACGACAGAAGTTTTGCAATTTTCAGTTTTTCCAACATTATTACTTATTACCACACTTTTAAGGTTAGCACTAAATATTTCATCTACAAGACTTGTATTAACACAGGCTTATGCAGGAGATATTATAGAAGCTTTTGGTGAGTTTGTTGTTGGTGGTAACTATGTAGTCGGAATAATTATTTTCTTAATAATAATAATTATACAGTTTGTTGTTATTACAAGCGGTGCTGGGCGTGTATCAGAAGTTTCTGCTAGATTTACGCTAGACGCTATGCCAGGTAAACAAATGAGTATAGATGCTGATTTGAATGCAGGCGTTATAACTGAAGAACAGGCAAGAGAGCGAAGAACAAAACTTCAAGATGAAGCTAGTTTCTATGGAGCTATGGATGGAGCATCAAAATTCGTAAAAGGAGATGCAATAGCAGGTATAATTATTACTATAATTAATATCTTCGGTGGGATAATAATAGGGGTAGTAATGCTTGGTATGCCAATTGCAACAGCTGCAACTACTTATGTTAGATTAACCGTTGGAGATGGACTTGTAAGTCAGATACCAGCTCTTTTAATATCAACCGCATCAGGTATTTTAGTTACTAGATCTGGTAGCAATGTGAATTTGGGAACCCAAATAACATCGCAGCTTACTACATTTCCAAAAGTTATTGCTTTAGCATCAATTGTGTTAGTAGTTTTGGCTTGTATTCCAGGAATGCCACATATTGTTTTCATAATACTCGCTATTGCTATGGCAACCAGTGCTTATTTCTTGAATAAGGATGAAAAAGATCAAAAAATAATAAAATCAGAAACTGAAGAACAAGAATCTTTTGAAACAGAAAATAGAGAACCAGAGGATGTAATGAACTTAATTTCTGTAGAACCTATGGAGATAGAGATAGGTTATGGATTAATACCACTTGCAGATGAAGCTACAGGTGGAGATTTGTTACAAAGAATAGCATCTGTAAGAAGGCAATGCGCACTCGAGATGGGAATTGTTGTACAACCTATTAGAATTAAAGATAATTTGCAACTAAAAACAAATGAATACGTAGTTAAGATAAGAGGTACTGTAATAATAAAAGGTGAATTGATGCCAAGTATGTTACTTTGTATTGATCCAAGTTCAGAAGATATTACTATTCAAGGTATTAATACTGTTGAACCAACCTTTGGATTACCAGCAGTATGGATAAATAATGATCAAAGAGAAGATGCTGAAATCAAGGGCTTAACGGTGGTAGACCCAACTACTGTAATGGTAACTCATTTAACAGAAACTATTAAGAATCATGCCTATGAACTTCTAGGAAGACAGGAAACTAAATTATTAATTGATTCGGTTAAAGAAAAATATAATACCGTAGTTGAAGAATTAATACCAGATCTTATGACAATTGGGGAAGTTCAAAAGGTTCTTCAAAGTCTTCTTAAAGAAAAGGTAGCCATAAAGGATATGGTAACTATTCTAGAATCTCTAGCAGACAATGCTAGAATAACTAAGGATACAGAAGTATTAACAGAGTATGTACGTTTTTCACTTGGACGAAGTATTTGTAATGGACTAATTGACGAAAATGGAATCATGACAATTATGACGCTTTCGCCTGAAGTTGAGAATATTGTATCAAATAATATTCAAAAATCTCTGCAAGGGTCTTTCCCCGCAGTTGATCCAGAGACTACTGGTAAAATATTAAATTCTATTAAAGAAAATATTAATACAATTTATTTTCACAATAACCAACCAGTAATACTCGTATCTCCTAAGATAAGACCAGCATTCAGAAGGTTAATTGAAATGGTATTTCCTACAGTATCTGTGCTTTCTCTTAATGAGATACCAAATGAAGTTGAGATCAAAACTGAAGGAGTTGTGACTCTACAATGA
- the flhF gene encoding flagellar biosynthesis protein FlhF → MIIKRYIVNTMNEAMTRIRYELGRDAVIISQRKIRKPGIKGFFSAKSIEVTAAVENEANEKKQNTANEKKQNTANEKKQNTINNGDSRNSNELNNIELDSIEAIKKVVQQENENINNSKVVQKQNSSVHKILNQNDNNSEQLMSEMMEMKTMITSLSQVGTPMENQKSDIEKILFDNDVDSENIENIMVKIKNNKTEKTDLEKLKMVLKEMINVTKPKLEGRIVLVGPTGVGKTTTIAKLAGRLALAEEKKVGLITVDTYRIGAVEQLKAYADIMNLPFKVVYNMNDMDKAIESMSECEVVLIDTTGRSSKNKMQIAELRTFVEKAGTKNIHLVLSSTTKNRDMKYIVEGYRILNYNSIIVTKLDETSTYGSILNILETAKIPLSFVSIGQNVPDDIKELSADSIVSLILGEDTIC, encoded by the coding sequence ATGATTATAAAACGTTATATAGTTAATACCATGAATGAGGCCATGACAAGAATAAGATATGAACTAGGAAGAGATGCAGTAATTATAAGTCAAAGGAAAATTAGAAAGCCAGGAATAAAGGGATTTTTTTCTGCCAAAAGTATTGAAGTTACCGCTGCAGTTGAAAATGAAGCAAATGAGAAAAAACAAAATACAGCAAATGAGAAAAAACAAAATACAGCAAATGAGAAAAAACAAAATACAATAAATAATGGTGATAGTCGAAATAGTAATGAATTAAATAACATAGAACTAGATAGTATAGAAGCAATAAAAAAAGTTGTGCAGCAGGAAAATGAAAATATAAATAACTCAAAAGTAGTCCAAAAACAAAATAGCAGTGTACATAAAATTCTTAATCAAAATGATAATAATTCAGAGCAGTTAATGAGTGAAATGATGGAAATGAAAACTATGATTACTTCTCTCTCTCAAGTTGGCACGCCAATGGAAAATCAAAAGAGTGACATAGAGAAAATATTATTTGATAATGATGTAGATAGTGAAAATATTGAAAACATAATGGTGAAAATTAAGAATAATAAAACTGAAAAAACAGATCTTGAAAAATTAAAAATGGTATTAAAAGAAATGATTAATGTAACCAAACCAAAACTCGAAGGTAGAATAGTGCTTGTAGGTCCTACTGGTGTAGGAAAAACTACAACTATAGCAAAACTTGCAGGTAGGCTTGCTTTAGCTGAGGAAAAAAAAGTAGGGCTGATTACTGTAGATACTTATAGAATAGGTGCAGTAGAACAGTTAAAAGCGTATGCTGATATTATGAACTTACCTTTTAAGGTTGTATACAATATGAATGATATGGACAAGGCAATAGAAAGTATGAGTGAATGTGAGGTAGTGTTAATTGATACTACAGGACGAAGTAGTAAAAATAAAATGCAAATAGCTGAACTTCGAACATTTGTAGAAAAGGCAGGTACTAAAAATATCCATTTAGTTCTAAGCTCTACAACTAAAAATAGGGACATGAAATATATTGTTGAAGGATATCGAATTTTGAATTATAATAGTATAATAGTAACTAAATTAGATGAAACTTCCACTTATGGATCTATACTAAATATACTAGAAACAGCTAAAATACCGCTTAGTTTTGTGTCAATTGGTCAGAATGTACCTGATGATATTAAAGAGTTATCTGCTGATTCAATTGTTAGCCTTATACTAGGAGAGGATACTATATGCTAG
- a CDS encoding MinD/ParA family protein, translating into MLDQAQRLRQMAVKNDNKVDLQPRIITVTSGKGGVGKSNIVVNLSIALQKMGKKVMIFDADIGMGNDDIIMGCSSRYSVFDVISKGKEIEEVVLTGPFGVKLLPGGSALTKVEDLTEVERNIFLNKLTALTGLDYIIMDTGAGVNKSVLGFIACCEDLVIVTTPEPTSLTDAYSLLKAVKHFDIKNSAKVIINRSLDNDEADLTFNKFNNAVNKFLDMKLEYLGKIGEDKKLSYAVRQQEPVVVSYPNSEAAKDINKIANKLEGAKDKVSGIGVEGLFKKIFSIFS; encoded by the coding sequence ATGCTAGACCAAGCACAAAGACTTAGGCAAATGGCTGTTAAAAATGATAATAAGGTGGATTTGCAACCAAGAATTATAACTGTTACCTCTGGTAAAGGGGGAGTAGGTAAAAGTAATATAGTAGTGAATTTATCTATAGCACTTCAAAAGATGGGCAAAAAAGTTATGATTTTTGATGCGGATATTGGTATGGGTAATGATGATATTATAATGGGATGTTCATCGAGATATAGTGTATTTGATGTTATAAGTAAAGGAAAAGAAATAGAGGAAGTTGTTTTAACAGGACCATTTGGCGTAAAACTTCTTCCAGGAGGTTCAGCTCTTACAAAGGTTGAGGATTTGACAGAAGTTGAAAGAAATATATTTTTAAATAAGCTTACAGCTTTAACGGGACTTGATTATATAATAATGGATACAGGAGCTGGTGTAAATAAAAGCGTTTTGGGTTTTATTGCTTGCTGTGAAGATTTAGTAATTGTAACAACGCCAGAACCTACGTCGCTAACTGATGCGTATAGTTTACTCAAGGCTGTTAAGCATTTTGATATTAAAAATTCTGCTAAAGTTATAATAAATAGATCGCTCGACAATGATGAAGCTGATTTGACATTTAATAAATTTAATAATGCTGTTAATAAGTTTCTTGATATGAAACTTGAATATTTAGGTAAAATCGGTGAGGATAAGAAATTGTCTTATGCAGTAAGGCAACAAGAGCCTGTAGTTGTAAGTTATCCGAATTCTGAGGCCGCTAAGGATATAAATAAGATTGCAAATAAACTTGAGGGCGCGAAGGATAAAGTAAGTGGTATTGGCGTAGAGGGGCTATTTAAAAAGATTTTCAGCATTTTTTCATAA
- a CDS encoding flagellar brake protein, giving the protein MIKVDFKLNKKLEILVDEKYFNSNVQDVTQDYIAISIPTNAGEYLPLSNGSIIDVIYYEEENIYKFSSTIIGRKFENIPILLLAKPEEIKKIQRRKYVRVPLIKTAKYINLKNEPKVKLSTIDGSKYLKAVLVDLSGGGMRVKVSEKIKDNDFLLVALTVNEEEVLIVGQTKRIMKDDDGRFICGLSFEFLDNATREQLIRYIFQLMRNQMKKI; this is encoded by the coding sequence TTGATTAAAGTTGATTTTAAGTTAAATAAGAAGCTAGAAATATTAGTTGACGAAAAATATTTTAATAGTAATGTGCAAGATGTAACACAAGATTACATAGCAATTAGTATTCCTACGAATGCAGGAGAGTATCTTCCATTGTCAAATGGATCCATAATAGATGTAATATATTATGAAGAAGAAAATATTTATAAATTTTCATCTACAATTATAGGTCGTAAATTTGAGAATATACCCATTTTACTCCTTGCAAAACCTGAGGAAATAAAAAAAATACAAAGAAGAAAATATGTTAGAGTACCATTAATAAAAACTGCTAAATACATAAATCTTAAGAATGAGCCGAAAGTAAAGCTTAGTACTATTGATGGTAGTAAATATTTAAAGGCAGTGCTTGTTGATTTAAGTGGTGGTGGCATGAGGGTTAAAGTGTCAGAGAAAATTAAGGATAATGATTTTCTATTGGTAGCATTAACTGTTAACGAAGAAGAGGTACTTATTGTAGGGCAAACAAAGAGGATAATGAAAGACGATGATGGTAGATTTATATGTGGTCTTAGTTTCGAATTTTTAGATAACGCAACAAGGGAGCAACTTATTAGATATATATTTCAACTTATGAGAAATCAAATGAAAAAAATTTGA
- a CDS encoding FliA/WhiG family RNA polymerase sigma factor, translating to MSIAKADDIREQIVKKHIPLVKYIASRVIIGKTKYVEYEDLISYGMLGLMDALGKYDATKGMKFSSYASIRIKGAMIDELRRNSPISKGAMDKLNRYNEAIERLQKCLYREPTNHEIASELGITINEVASIENNINYISVVSLEDLIFSDDDDMPLSGTIRDNRSPSPEGALEQKEQVEYLALGLDNVKEKDKLVLTLYYFEGLTLKEIGNILSVSESRVCQLHSRALINLRKALVKLKYDL from the coding sequence ATGTCCATAGCTAAAGCAGATGATATAAGAGAGCAAATTGTAAAAAAACATATACCTTTAGTTAAATATATTGCATCTAGAGTAATTATTGGAAAAACTAAATATGTTGAATATGAAGACTTAATTAGTTATGGTATGTTAGGCCTTATGGATGCTTTAGGAAAATACGATGCCACTAAAGGTATGAAGTTTTCAAGTTATGCATCAATAAGAATAAAGGGTGCTATGATAGATGAGCTTAGGCGTAATAGTCCAATATCTAAAGGAGCTATGGATAAGCTTAACAGATATAACGAAGCAATTGAGAGGCTTCAGAAATGCTTATATCGGGAACCAACAAACCACGAAATTGCGAGTGAACTTGGTATTACAATAAATGAAGTTGCAAGCATTGAAAACAATATAAATTATATATCGGTAGTTTCGCTTGAAGATCTGATTTTTTCTGATGATGATGACATGCCACTTAGTGGTACTATTAGAGATAATAGGAGTCCTAGCCCTGAGGGAGCATTAGAACAAAAAGAACAAGTTGAATATTTAGCTTTAGGGCTAGACAATGTTAAAGAAAAAGATAAACTTGTTTTAACCTTATATTATTTTGAAGGTCTTACACTTAAGGAAATAGGAAATATTTTGAGCGTATCTGAATCACGAGTTTGTCAACTCCATAGCAGAGCTCTTATAAATCTAAGAAAGGCCTTAGTTAAACTTAAATATGATTTATAA
- a CDS encoding DUF6115 domain-containing protein → MTGLLIFIGLILIILNVLSIKKQNKSFNGVLGNAMGNIKDDDIRIGELRAEFSESILELQSEIMEIKEIMAKNDKIHKDYEAYHDNKENTITIDDTKSDNASITYISKPDEIDSRVLDEPHNNSNEKVEKIKRLFSEGSSTDEVCEILHLGKGEVLLIKDLYIR, encoded by the coding sequence ATGACAGGTTTATTAATTTTTATTGGGTTAATTCTTATAATTTTAAATGTGTTATCAATAAAAAAACAAAATAAGTCCTTTAATGGAGTTTTAGGGAATGCTATGGGAAATATTAAAGATGATGATATTAGGATAGGGGAACTTAGAGCAGAGTTTTCAGAAAGCATTTTAGAACTTCAAAGCGAAATAATGGAAATAAAAGAGATTATGGCAAAAAACGATAAAATACATAAAGACTATGAAGCTTATCACGATAATAAAGAGAATACAATTACTATAGATGATACTAAATCAGATAATGCAAGTATTACATACATATCTAAGCCAGATGAAATTGATAGTAGAGTCTTAGATGAACCTCATAATAATAGTAATGAAAAAGTTGAGAAAATAAAAAGGTTATTTAGTGAAGGGTCATCTACTGACGAAGTTTGCGAAATATTGCATTTGGGTAAGGGGGAAGTACTATTAATAAAGGATTTATATATAAGATAA